In Acidaminococcus fermentans DSM 20731, one genomic interval encodes:
- the mrdA gene encoding penicillin-binding protein 2 produces the protein MLNKKYAYRLEFMMVTGILVILVLIGRMFYLQIIKGSTYRRQAEGNRTRYTRILAPRGIIYDCNGEELANNKPGVMVSLVRRTDGYREETLERLSQLLHIPLEDIKETIRLSGGSSEPIRLVRNASPEVVDKVEENLRYLPGVMLEVQPVRNYPNKGLAVHALGYVGEISDYEISQGAYSELKAGDIIGKFGLENYYDSYLRGEDGSYREEVDVAGRVVQIMDKVDPKPGQGLVLTIDAKLQRIAEEAVERQLKAIGARGCALVALDPNNGEVKALVSRPGFDPNWFVNGISEKNWKYLNTDPFHPMTDKVIAGEYPPGSTFKIVTGSAALEEKKVTPNELIYDSGRHWLIDMRNAGGEALGYINFKRALAASDNVYFYEMGNRVGIDLLDKYAREFGFGQTTGIDLHGEAQGLIATPEYKKKVFDDEWYLGDTFNTAIGQGFTLATPIQVAEMLSAVATDGKRYKPHLVSKILNDDGSVAKTFEPEEEGKLPISEATLKLIQEGLEAVTEEGGTAAFLKNLPVPVAGKTGTAENPHGLEHGWFIAYAPAKKPQLVVVCIVEQGSYGTISAAPIVKSILEYVFTDPRVRRQGKQGSKK, from the coding sequence GTGCTGAACAAAAAATATGCTTACCGTCTGGAATTCATGATGGTCACCGGGATCCTGGTGATCCTGGTGCTGATCGGACGGATGTTCTATCTGCAAATCATCAAAGGATCCACCTACCGCCGTCAGGCGGAAGGGAACCGGACCCGCTATACCCGGATCCTGGCCCCCCGGGGCATCATCTATGACTGCAACGGGGAAGAACTGGCCAACAACAAGCCGGGGGTCATGGTGTCCCTGGTGCGCCGGACGGACGGCTACCGGGAGGAGACCCTGGAACGGCTGAGCCAGCTGCTCCATATCCCTCTGGAAGACATCAAGGAGACCATCCGGCTTTCCGGCGGCAGTTCGGAACCCATCCGGCTGGTGCGGAACGCCTCTCCGGAAGTGGTGGACAAAGTGGAGGAAAACCTCCGGTATCTGCCCGGGGTGATGCTGGAAGTCCAGCCGGTACGGAACTATCCCAACAAGGGACTGGCTGTCCATGCCCTGGGCTATGTGGGGGAAATCAGCGATTATGAAATCTCCCAGGGAGCCTACAGCGAACTGAAGGCCGGGGACATCATCGGCAAGTTCGGTCTGGAAAATTACTATGATTCCTATCTCCGGGGAGAAGACGGCAGTTATCGGGAAGAAGTGGACGTGGCAGGCCGGGTGGTCCAGATCATGGACAAAGTGGATCCCAAACCGGGCCAGGGACTGGTGCTCACCATCGACGCCAAGCTCCAGCGGATTGCGGAAGAGGCGGTGGAACGGCAGCTGAAGGCCATCGGGGCCCGGGGCTGCGCCCTGGTGGCCCTGGATCCCAACAACGGGGAAGTGAAGGCCCTGGTGTCCCGTCCCGGTTTCGATCCCAACTGGTTCGTAAACGGCATCAGCGAAAAGAACTGGAAGTATCTGAATACGGATCCTTTCCATCCCATGACGGACAAGGTCATTGCCGGGGAGTATCCTCCCGGCTCCACCTTCAAGATCGTCACCGGGTCCGCCGCCCTGGAAGAGAAAAAAGTGACCCCCAATGAACTGATCTACGACTCCGGCCGCCACTGGCTCATCGACATGCGGAATGCCGGCGGGGAAGCCCTGGGGTACATCAACTTCAAACGGGCCCTGGCGGCATCCGACAACGTGTACTTCTACGAAATGGGGAACCGGGTGGGCATCGACCTGCTGGACAAGTATGCCCGGGAATTCGGCTTCGGCCAGACCACCGGCATCGACCTCCATGGAGAGGCCCAGGGGCTCATTGCTACCCCGGAATACAAAAAGAAAGTCTTCGATGATGAATGGTATCTGGGGGATACCTTCAATACGGCCATCGGTCAGGGTTTCACCCTGGCCACCCCCATCCAGGTGGCGGAGATGCTCAGCGCCGTAGCCACCGACGGGAAACGGTACAAGCCCCATCTGGTCAGCAAGATCCTCAATGATGATGGCAGTGTGGCCAAGACCTTTGAACCGGAAGAAGAAGGGAAGCTGCCCATTTCGGAAGCCACCCTGAAACTGATCCAGGAAGGGCTGGAAGCGGTAACGGAAGAAGGGGGCACCGCAGCCTTCCTGAAGAACCTGCCGGTGCCGGTGGCCGGCAAGACCGGTACGGCAGAAAACCCCCATGGCCTGGAACACGGCTGGTTCATTGCCTATGCCCCGGCCAAGAAGCCCCAGCTGGTGGTGGTGTGCATTGTGGAACAGGGCAGCTACGGCACCATTTCCGCCGCACCCATTGTCAAGAGCATCCTGGAATACGTATTCACCGATCCCCGGGTGCGCCGGCAGGGCAAACAGGGCAGCAAGAAATAA
- a CDS encoding TIGR03960 family B12-binding radical SAM protein, which produces MRKDLPIDILSAVEKPARYTGMEFGSIVKPEEETEVSFCLAFPDTYEIGMSYLGFKILYEILNKLTGVAAERAFAPWVDMEAKMRERGLVLSSLENTRPLKDFDLLGFTLLYEMSYSNILNMLDLGGVPILAKDRTLDDPFVCAGGCCVFNSEPLADFLDFCMLGDGERIIQEVTLLYRDWKREGKPGGRLGFLRRVSRIQGVYVPSFYEITYGPDGTITGKKPLEPTAPEVVYKRAEQDLDALDFPTHPIVPYSDTVHDRIMLELFRGCSRGCRFCNAGIIYRPVRERKPETVMELARKLVPATGYNEISLFSLSTADYSHLEPLIRELLGTFKKDRVSVSLPSLRIDSFSVKLAQEVQAVRKSGLTFAPEAGSQRMRDVINKGVTEENLMNAVGAAFENGWSQVKLYFMIGLPTETDEDVLAIAKLAQKVQWKYKEITGHMGAKVTVSVSNFVPKPYTPFQWVGQNTKAEFDRKHMLLKNAFANLKNIHFQYHDSRTSLMEGVLARGDRRLGKAIYLAWQRGAKFDSWTEFFDYDRWAQAIADAGLTTDFYNSRPRGKEEIFPWEHTSCGVSRQFLWSEYEKAREAALTHDCRRDTCTGCGVCQKLGIHIIDWKEGEA; this is translated from the coding sequence ATGCGAAAAGATTTACCCATCGATATACTCAGTGCTGTGGAAAAGCCCGCCCGTTATACCGGCATGGAATTCGGCAGCATCGTCAAACCCGAAGAGGAAACGGAAGTATCCTTCTGTCTGGCCTTCCCTGATACCTATGAAATCGGCATGAGCTACCTGGGCTTCAAAATCCTTTATGAAATCCTCAACAAGCTCACCGGGGTGGCGGCGGAACGGGCCTTCGCCCCCTGGGTGGACATGGAAGCCAAAATGCGGGAACGGGGACTGGTGCTCTCCAGCCTGGAAAACACCCGGCCCCTGAAGGATTTCGACCTGCTGGGCTTTACCCTGCTCTATGAAATGTCCTATTCCAACATCCTGAACATGCTGGACCTGGGCGGCGTCCCCATTCTGGCCAAAGACCGGACCCTGGACGATCCTTTTGTCTGTGCCGGGGGATGCTGCGTGTTCAACAGCGAACCCCTGGCGGATTTCCTGGATTTCTGCATGCTGGGGGACGGGGAACGGATCATCCAGGAAGTGACCCTCCTGTACCGGGACTGGAAACGGGAAGGGAAACCGGGAGGACGGCTGGGATTCCTGCGCCGGGTGTCCCGGATCCAGGGAGTCTACGTCCCTTCCTTCTATGAAATCACCTACGGGCCGGACGGTACCATCACCGGGAAGAAACCTCTGGAGCCCACGGCACCGGAAGTGGTGTACAAACGGGCGGAGCAGGATCTGGACGCCCTGGATTTCCCCACCCATCCCATTGTGCCCTACAGCGACACGGTCCACGACCGGATCATGCTGGAACTGTTCCGGGGCTGCAGCCGGGGCTGCCGGTTCTGCAACGCCGGGATCATCTACCGGCCGGTCCGGGAACGGAAACCGGAAACGGTGATGGAACTGGCCAGGAAGCTGGTGCCTGCCACCGGATACAATGAAATCTCCCTGTTCTCCCTGAGCACGGCGGATTATTCCCATCTGGAACCGCTGATCCGGGAACTGCTGGGAACCTTCAAGAAGGACCGGGTCAGCGTATCCCTGCCCTCCCTGCGGATCGACAGCTTCTCCGTGAAGCTGGCCCAGGAAGTCCAGGCGGTGCGGAAAAGCGGACTGACCTTTGCCCCGGAAGCCGGCAGCCAGCGGATGCGGGATGTGATCAACAAGGGGGTCACGGAAGAGAACCTGATGAACGCCGTGGGAGCTGCCTTTGAAAACGGCTGGTCCCAGGTGAAGCTGTACTTTATGATCGGCCTGCCCACGGAAACCGATGAAGACGTACTGGCCATTGCCAAACTGGCCCAGAAGGTCCAGTGGAAATACAAGGAGATCACCGGCCATATGGGGGCCAAAGTCACCGTCAGCGTATCCAATTTCGTGCCCAAGCCCTATACCCCCTTCCAGTGGGTGGGACAGAACACCAAGGCGGAATTCGACCGGAAGCACATGCTGCTGAAAAATGCCTTTGCCAATCTGAAGAACATCCATTTCCAGTACCATGATTCCCGGACCAGCCTGATGGAAGGGGTCCTGGCCCGGGGCGACCGGCGGCTGGGGAAAGCCATCTATCTGGCCTGGCAGCGGGGCGCCAAATTCGACAGCTGGACGGAATTCTTCGATTATGACCGGTGGGCCCAGGCCATTGCCGATGCGGGATTGACGACGGACTTCTACAACAGCCGGCCCCGGGGCAAAGAGGAGATCTTCCCCTGGGAACACACCAGCTGCGGGGTGAGCCGGCAGTTCCTGTGGAGCGAGTACGAAAAAGCCCGGGAAGCGGCCCTGACCCACGACTGTCGCCGGGATACCTGTACCGGCTGCGGGGTCTGCCAGAAACTGGGCATCCATATCATTGACTGGAAGGAGGGAGAAGCATGA
- the gctA gene encoding glutaconate CoA-transferase subunit A has protein sequence MSKVMTLKDAIAKYVHSGDHIALGGFTTDRKPYAAVFEILRQGITDLTGLGGAAGGDWDMLIGNGRVKAYINCYTANSGVTNVSRRFRKWFEAGKLTMEDYSQDVIYMMWHAAALGLPFLPVTLMQGSGLTDEWGISKEVRKTLDKVPDDKFKYIDNPFKPGEKVVAVPVPQVDVAIIHAQQASPDGTVRIWGGKFQDVDIAEAAKYTIVTCEEIISDEEIRRDPTKNDIPGMCVDAVVLAPYGAHPSQCYGLYDYDNPFLKVYDKVSKTQEDFDAFCKEWVFDLKDHDEYLNKLGATRLINLKVVPGLGYHIDMTKEDK, from the coding sequence TTGAGTAAAGTAATGACGTTAAAAGACGCAATCGCCAAGTATGTGCACAGTGGTGATCACATTGCTCTGGGTGGTTTTACGACGGACCGTAAACCCTATGCGGCTGTGTTCGAAATCCTGAGACAGGGTATCACGGATCTGACCGGTCTGGGCGGCGCTGCCGGCGGCGACTGGGATATGCTGATCGGCAACGGCCGTGTGAAAGCCTACATCAACTGCTACACCGCCAACTCCGGTGTGACCAACGTTTCCAGACGGTTCAGAAAATGGTTCGAAGCCGGCAAACTGACCATGGAAGACTATTCCCAGGATGTTATCTACATGATGTGGCATGCCGCCGCTCTGGGCCTGCCCTTCCTGCCTGTAACCCTGATGCAGGGCTCCGGCCTGACCGATGAATGGGGCATCAGCAAGGAAGTCCGTAAAACCCTGGACAAAGTTCCTGATGACAAATTCAAATACATCGACAACCCCTTCAAACCGGGTGAAAAAGTCGTGGCTGTTCCTGTTCCGCAGGTTGATGTGGCCATCATCCATGCCCAGCAGGCTTCTCCCGATGGCACCGTTCGCATCTGGGGCGGCAAATTCCAGGATGTGGATATTGCTGAAGCAGCCAAATACACCATCGTTACCTGCGAAGAAATCATTTCTGATGAAGAAATCAGAAGAGATCCCACCAAGAACGATATCCCCGGCATGTGCGTAGATGCTGTTGTCCTGGCTCCTTACGGTGCACATCCTTCTCAGTGCTATGGCCTGTACGACTACGACAATCCGTTCCTGAAAGTCTATGACAAGGTCTCCAAGACCCAGGAAGACTTCGATGCCTTCTGCAAGGAATGGGTGTTCGACCTGAAGGATCATGACGAATACCTGAACAAACTGGGTGCCACTCGTCTGATCAACCTGAAGGTTGTTCCTGGTCTGGGCTACCACATCGACATGACGAAGGAGGACAAATAA
- a CDS encoding Rne/Rng family ribonuclease, whose product MNTIFVSVRPEETRMGTVEDDQLRDYAVERNSADNLVGNVYRARVCNVVPGIQAAFVDLNTGKNGFLTLKKGETLSEGQMLLVQVVKDARGSKGPAVTRDITLPGRYVVLEPYGSRVSLSRKISCKTKRKELRDWARELLPDHMGLVLRTAAAHAEEDEIRADLEQLLRNWDVLVRRSKVGRGPQLLYRELDLAIRLVRDYVTDRVERIIVDEEKTCRRLQEMLRDMGLPGIQVKLYRGKEDLFTFYRLDEDIESLSDRVVWLPGGGYLVIDCTEAMTVIDVNSGKFSTGADRDATSMATNREAAREIARQLRLRDIGGIIVADFIDMDREEEQEEILQILKKEFASDKMKPKVIDLTQLNLVEMTRMKARKNLAGILYTTCPLCGGSGRVESPETVYVEIRRRLRSTFLQGKMSHALLLTVHPLVYSWLRQQGLRDMEQEFHCSLKLASDPSLEVGVFTLLTADPEGTGREGERQ is encoded by the coding sequence ATGAATACGATCTTTGTCAGTGTCCGTCCGGAAGAAACCCGGATGGGAACCGTGGAGGATGATCAGCTCCGGGACTATGCCGTGGAGCGGAACAGTGCCGACAATCTGGTGGGCAATGTGTACAGGGCCCGGGTGTGCAATGTGGTGCCCGGGATCCAGGCGGCCTTTGTAGATCTGAACACCGGCAAGAATGGATTCCTGACCCTGAAGAAAGGGGAAACCCTGTCCGAAGGCCAGATGCTCCTGGTCCAGGTGGTGAAGGATGCCCGGGGCAGCAAGGGTCCGGCGGTGACCCGGGACATTACCCTGCCCGGCCGGTATGTGGTGCTGGAACCCTACGGCAGCCGGGTGAGCCTGTCCCGGAAGATCAGCTGCAAAACCAAGCGGAAGGAACTCCGGGACTGGGCCCGGGAACTGCTGCCGGACCACATGGGTCTGGTGCTGCGGACGGCAGCCGCCCATGCGGAGGAAGATGAGATCCGGGCGGATCTGGAACAGCTGCTCCGGAACTGGGATGTGCTGGTCCGCCGGAGCAAGGTTGGCCGGGGACCCCAGCTGCTGTACCGGGAACTGGACCTGGCCATCCGGCTGGTCCGGGATTATGTGACGGACCGGGTGGAGCGGATCATCGTGGATGAGGAAAAGACCTGCCGGCGGCTCCAGGAAATGCTCCGGGACATGGGGCTGCCCGGGATCCAGGTGAAGCTGTACCGGGGAAAGGAAGACCTGTTCACTTTCTACCGGCTGGATGAGGACATCGAAAGCCTGTCCGACCGGGTGGTCTGGCTGCCGGGGGGCGGCTATCTGGTCATCGACTGCACGGAAGCCATGACCGTCATCGACGTGAACAGCGGGAAGTTTTCCACCGGGGCGGACCGGGACGCCACCAGCATGGCCACCAACCGGGAAGCCGCCCGGGAAATCGCCCGGCAGCTGCGGCTCCGGGATATCGGTGGCATCATCGTGGCGGATTTCATCGACATGGACCGGGAAGAGGAACAGGAGGAGATCCTCCAGATCCTGAAAAAGGAATTCGCTTCCGACAAGATGAAACCCAAGGTCATCGACCTGACCCAACTGAACCTGGTGGAAATGACCCGGATGAAGGCCCGAAAGAACCTGGCCGGCATCCTGTACACCACCTGTCCCCTGTGCGGAGGCAGCGGCCGGGTGGAATCCCCGGAAACCGTCTATGTGGAGATCCGCCGGCGGCTCCGGAGTACTTTTCTCCAGGGGAAGATGAGCCATGCCCTGCTGCTCACCGTCCATCCCCTGGTCTACAGCTGGCTGCGGCAGCAGGGACTCCGGGACATGGAACAGGAATTCCACTGCAGCCTGAAACTGGCCAGCGACCCTTCCCTGGAAGTGGGGGTGTTCACCCTGCTCACCGCAGACCCGGAAGGGACAGGAAGAGAGGGTGAACGGCAATGA
- the rodA gene encoding rod shape-determining protein RodA, with amino-acid sequence MRWHFSLKKYFRNIDKPLLISVLLLIAIGVVLIASATHANVPGPRRYSFVLRQLSFAAINLVLGTFLMRFDYRVLKSLARPLYIFNILMLLAVMLVGKSALGAQRWLQLGPISIQPSEFAKAIMIISLSSFVDDRLPLLTDFRSWLPVFGYVLLPFLFVMKQPDLGTSLVFLAILLGTMIVCGFRIRYFLIMGGLGLASAPLVWQLLHEYQRNRIRVFLNPGLEPYGSGYHVIQSMIAIGSGLFAGKGLFAGTQSQLNFLPENHTDFIFAVAGEEFGFIGTTIILLLYGVVIYRGLSIALHASDDFGTLLAVGVVSMFLFHILVNVGMTSGIMPVTGVPLPFMSYGVSSLTTNMLMVALLLNINAHHQTLRFH; translated from the coding sequence ATGCGCTGGCATTTTTCGTTGAAAAAATATTTTCGGAATATCGACAAACCCCTGCTGATCAGCGTCCTGCTGCTGATCGCCATCGGCGTGGTGCTCATTGCCAGTGCCACCCATGCCAATGTGCCCGGTCCCCGGCGCTACAGCTTCGTCCTGCGCCAGCTGAGCTTTGCGGCCATCAATCTGGTGCTGGGGACCTTCCTGATGCGGTTCGACTACCGGGTCCTGAAGAGCCTGGCCCGGCCTCTGTACATCTTCAACATCCTGATGCTGCTGGCGGTGATGCTGGTGGGGAAAAGCGCCCTGGGAGCCCAGCGCTGGCTCCAGCTGGGCCCCATCAGCATCCAGCCCAGTGAATTTGCCAAGGCCATCATGATCATCAGCCTGTCCTCTTTTGTGGACGACCGGCTGCCCCTGCTGACGGATTTCCGCAGCTGGCTGCCGGTGTTCGGCTATGTGCTGCTGCCTTTCCTGTTCGTCATGAAGCAGCCGGACCTGGGGACTTCCCTGGTGTTCCTGGCCATCCTGCTGGGAACCATGATCGTCTGCGGGTTCCGGATCCGCTATTTCCTGATCATGGGAGGCCTGGGCCTGGCCTCGGCGCCCCTGGTGTGGCAGCTGCTCCACGAATACCAGCGGAACCGGATCCGGGTATTCCTGAATCCCGGACTGGAACCCTATGGCAGCGGCTACCATGTGATCCAGTCCATGATCGCCATCGGGTCCGGGCTTTTTGCCGGCAAGGGACTGTTCGCCGGCACCCAGAGCCAGCTGAACTTCCTGCCGGAAAACCACACGGACTTCATCTTTGCGGTGGCCGGGGAAGAATTCGGCTTCATCGGCACCACCATCATCCTGCTCCTGTACGGAGTGGTGATTTACCGGGGCCTTTCCATCGCCCTCCACGCTTCCGATGATTTCGGGACCCTGCTGGCGGTAGGGGTGGTCTCCATGTTCCTGTTCCACATCCTGGTGAACGTGGGGATGACCAGCGGCATCATGCCGGTGACCGGGGTGCCCCTGCCTTTCATGAGCTACGGGGTCAGTTCCCTGACCACCAACATGCTCATGGTGGCCCTGCTGCTGAACATCAATGCCCACCATCAGACTCTGCGCTTTCATTAA
- the mreC gene encoding rod shape-determining protein MreC, with product MRKEQKIRLGVLGASVLLVAGLLWDGFHRFPAVNTVLTTLTRPISFVVGGIGGGVKGSGNYFASKASLEKENAALKKENEELRQTNVELIGMKAENQRLSKLLKFSSLHPQWKMVSAKVISRDLGDFKDVILIDRGKDDGLQVNMPVVNASGLIGIVDGVYPHMAKVLLISSPRSRIGGLNLRGDSRASGIVNGVAGPDLLLEMRNLSRNADILPGDTIVTSGYSGYHPEGLVIGTVEDVQMDTGGLTKMATIAPSVDYSHLEEARVITNFQGFADFLRKEGKDPDAQSGKGGK from the coding sequence ATGAGGAAGGAACAGAAAATCAGACTGGGCGTGCTGGGAGCGTCCGTCCTGCTGGTGGCAGGTCTCCTGTGGGATGGCTTCCATCGGTTTCCGGCCGTGAACACGGTGCTCACCACCCTGACCCGGCCCATCAGCTTTGTGGTGGGGGGGATCGGCGGAGGTGTCAAAGGTTCCGGAAACTATTTTGCCTCCAAGGCTTCCCTGGAAAAGGAAAACGCGGCTCTGAAAAAGGAAAATGAAGAGCTGCGCCAGACCAATGTGGAACTGATCGGCATGAAGGCAGAGAACCAGCGGCTCAGCAAGCTGTTGAAGTTCAGCAGCCTCCATCCCCAGTGGAAGATGGTGTCCGCCAAGGTGATCAGCCGGGACCTGGGGGATTTCAAGGATGTGATCCTCATCGACCGGGGGAAGGATGACGGACTGCAGGTGAACATGCCCGTGGTCAATGCCTCCGGGCTCATCGGCATTGTGGACGGAGTCTATCCCCACATGGCCAAGGTGCTGCTGATCTCCAGTCCCCGGAGCCGGATCGGAGGGCTGAACCTCCGGGGGGATTCCCGGGCTTCCGGCATCGTCAACGGGGTGGCCGGACCGGATCTGCTGCTGGAAATGCGCAACCTGAGCCGGAATGCGGACATCCTCCCCGGTGATACCATCGTTACCAGTGGCTACAGCGGATACCACCCGGAAGGGCTGGTGATCGGCACCGTGGAAGATGTGCAGATGGATACCGGCGGGCTGACCAAAATGGCCACCATCGCTCCTTCCGTGGATTACAGCCATCTGGAAGAAGCCAGAGTCATCACGAACTTCCAGGGCTTTGCGGATTTCCTGCGCAAGGAAGGGAAAGATCCGGATGCCCAGTCTGGCAAAGGAGGGAAATAA
- the mreD gene encoding rod shape-determining protein MreD: MVLVGFAWLLFTLFLFTLENHWFLFFNTTQSPDLLLLFLLLYAMDQGKRNGAVYGLGIGALLDVVTFSYFGWHMVSRTVIGYLVGKNRVNMFVDRLPTYLILTTLVTLLLQVARGLFLCIMLGRWLPLWPLTLQTLKTMGWNLVLAPVMWFLYHRLKKRVRSRLDYYYHL; this comes from the coding sequence ATGGTGCTTGTTGGCTTTGCCTGGCTGTTGTTCACCCTTTTCCTGTTCACTCTGGAGAACCACTGGTTCCTCTTTTTCAATACCACCCAGTCCCCGGACTTGCTGCTGTTGTTTCTCCTGCTCTATGCCATGGATCAGGGGAAGCGGAACGGCGCAGTGTATGGACTGGGTATTGGTGCTTTATTGGACGTTGTCACTTTCAGCTATTTTGGCTGGCACATGGTGAGCCGGACCGTCATCGGATACCTGGTGGGGAAGAACCGGGTGAACATGTTCGTGGACCGGCTGCCCACCTATCTGATCCTCACCACTCTGGTGACCCTGCTGCTCCAGGTGGCCCGGGGCCTGTTCCTGTGCATCATGCTGGGACGCTGGCTGCCGCTCTGGCCCCTGACCCTTCAGACCCTGAAGACCATGGGCTGGAATCTGGTCCTGGCTCCGGTAATGTGGTTCCTGTATCACAGACTGAAGAAACGGGTCCGCAGCCGTCTGGATTATTACTATCATCTGTAG
- a CDS encoding TIGR03936 family radical SAM-associated protein, whose product MKLRLQITKEPGIRFISHLEYQRSIEKALRRSGIPVAYSEGFNPHMKFSLASALSVGVTSSCEFAEIRLAEERPLDQLVEAVSQSLPMGIHIVRADLTDDKAPKLMARAQGASYEVKVPCASDPSAGLAAFAAAAEVPYTKPYKKGKGKPKTIDVKFYIPQVESRWQDGMLDLSFDVRITPTGSMKASEFLQVLAGDFQVPLAAVQADIRRVDLYSRDEAGRKVPLIGEG is encoded by the coding sequence ATGAAACTGCGGCTGCAGATCACCAAAGAACCGGGAATCCGGTTCATCTCCCATCTGGAATACCAGCGGAGCATCGAGAAAGCCCTCCGCCGGTCCGGGATCCCGGTGGCCTATTCAGAAGGCTTCAATCCCCATATGAAATTTTCCCTGGCTTCTGCCCTCAGTGTGGGGGTCACCAGCTCCTGCGAGTTTGCGGAGATCCGCCTGGCGGAGGAACGGCCTCTGGACCAGCTGGTGGAAGCGGTTTCCCAATCCCTGCCCATGGGCATCCATATTGTCCGGGCCGATCTTACCGATGACAAGGCACCCAAACTCATGGCCCGGGCCCAGGGGGCTTCCTATGAAGTAAAGGTTCCCTGCGCTTCCGATCCCTCTGCCGGACTGGCGGCTTTTGCCGCAGCGGCAGAAGTGCCTTATACCAAACCCTACAAAAAGGGCAAAGGGAAACCCAAGACCATCGACGTGAAATTCTACATTCCCCAAGTGGAGTCCCGGTGGCAGGACGGGATGCTGGATCTGTCCTTTGACGTCCGGATCACGCCCACCGGCAGCATGAAGGCTTCGGAATTCCTCCAGGTGCTGGCCGGGGATTTCCAGGTGCCCCTGGCCGCCGTCCAGGCGGACATCCGCCGGGTGGACCTGTACAGCCGGGATGAAGCCGGCCGGAAAGTCCCGCTGATCGGGGAAGGCTGA
- a CDS encoding CCA tRNA nucleotidyltransferase — protein sequence MKLTIPAYVKTVMDVLQARGFQAHVVGGAVRDMLLGRTPDDYDVVTNARPEEIIRTAEDAGIPVVSELGQNFGVVILRVERHGVEVAAYRNETYGSGDAHRPSEVWYCKTLEEDLSRRDFTINALAVDQEGHITDCFHGLDDLRGRVLRTVGDPDRRFSEDALRMFRACRFVGQLGFAPDPAILPAIGRNLQKVPGLSLERVRTELNKLLMGTYAGEGMDLMVKSGLAAESCRVRRKGQYETVPILPELTHLVGLGQNPQFHPYDVWKHTAVALDKGDRSLEVGWGILLHDVAKGLEGVRGINREGQPCDHGHEAVGAALARQILERLQLPREVVDRVAWLVKNHMHFGFISAQEDSKTWHWLRKEARSGHFRLNKEMAEAFKQLTAVCVADVAATNAAQNDVIHAQMYGKRLVKMAYLMPVHTSDLDFSGKDALTLGAAPAQLKELMPVLLRRVQDRMLENDPEQLALAARKWLERQKKL from the coding sequence ATGAAACTGACGATTCCTGCTTATGTGAAAACCGTCATGGATGTGCTCCAGGCCCGGGGCTTCCAGGCCCATGTGGTGGGGGGTGCCGTCCGGGACATGCTCCTGGGCCGGACCCCCGACGACTATGATGTGGTGACCAATGCCCGGCCGGAAGAGATCATCCGCACGGCGGAAGACGCCGGGATCCCGGTGGTCAGTGAACTGGGACAGAATTTCGGAGTGGTGATCCTCCGGGTGGAACGCCACGGAGTGGAAGTGGCCGCCTACCGGAATGAGACCTACGGCAGCGGGGATGCCCACCGGCCTTCGGAAGTCTGGTACTGCAAAACCCTGGAAGAAGATCTGAGCCGGCGGGATTTCACCATCAATGCCCTGGCCGTGGATCAGGAAGGCCACATCACCGACTGTTTCCATGGGCTGGATGATCTCCGGGGCCGGGTGCTGCGCACGGTGGGGGATCCGGACCGGCGGTTTTCGGAAGATGCCCTGCGGATGTTCCGGGCCTGTCGGTTCGTGGGGCAGCTGGGGTTTGCCCCGGATCCGGCCATCCTGCCCGCCATCGGCCGGAATCTCCAGAAGGTCCCGGGCCTGTCCCTGGAACGGGTCCGTACGGAACTGAACAAGCTGCTCATGGGGACCTATGCCGGGGAAGGTATGGACCTGATGGTGAAAAGCGGTCTGGCGGCGGAAAGCTGCCGGGTCCGGCGGAAGGGACAGTACGAAACCGTACCCATCCTGCCGGAACTGACCCATCTGGTGGGTCTGGGCCAGAACCCCCAGTTCCACCCCTATGATGTGTGGAAACACACGGCGGTGGCTCTGGACAAAGGGGACCGGAGCCTGGAAGTGGGCTGGGGGATCCTGCTCCACGACGTGGCCAAGGGCCTGGAAGGCGTCCGGGGCATCAACCGGGAGGGCCAGCCCTGTGATCACGGCCACGAAGCGGTGGGAGCCGCCCTGGCCCGGCAGATCCTGGAACGGCTCCAGCTGCCCCGGGAAGTGGTGGACCGGGTGGCCTGGCTGGTGAAGAACCATATGCATTTCGGCTTCATCAGTGCCCAGGAAGACAGCAAGACCTGGCACTGGCTCCGGAAAGAAGCCCGCAGCGGCCATTTCCGGTTGAACAAGGAAATGGCGGAAGCCTTCAAGCAGCTGACCGCCGTGTGTGTGGCTGACGTGGCTGCCACCAATGCCGCCCAGAACGACGTGATCCATGCCCAGATGTATGGGAAGCGGCTGGTGAAGATGGCCTATCTCATGCCCGTCCATACCTCGGATCTGGATTTTTCCGGGAAGGATGCCCTGACCCTGGGAGCGGCGCCGGCCCAGCTGAAGGAGCTGATGCCGGTGCTGCTCCGGCGGGTCCAGGACCGGATGCTGGAAAACGACCCGGAGCAGCTGGCCCTGGCGGCCCGAAAATGGCTGGAACGGCAGAAAAAACTGTAA